In one window of Leifsonia sp. NPDC080035 DNA:
- a CDS encoding exodeoxyribonuclease III — translation MPSKPLRIATVNVNGIRAAFRKGMGSWLDTRDVDILALQEVRASTEDLQSLLGDDWDIVHDPASAKGRAGVAIASRHRAAIHRVELGPTEFDSAGRWLEADYEVAGKVVTVVSTYVHSGEAETDKQVEKYKFLDAMEARLPELQKHSELAVVLGDLNVGHRTLDIRNWKGNVKRAGFLPEERAYFDRILGAEDDAAYNAGAGLGWVDVGRKWAGEVDGPYTWWSWRGKAFDNDSGWRIDYQLATPALAATVKHYAVDRASAYDERWSDHTPVVVDYAL, via the coding sequence ATGCCAAGCAAACCCCTGCGCATCGCGACGGTGAACGTCAACGGCATCCGTGCCGCCTTCCGCAAGGGGATGGGCTCCTGGCTGGACACGCGCGACGTCGACATCCTCGCCCTGCAGGAGGTGCGCGCGTCCACCGAGGACCTCCAGTCGCTGCTCGGCGACGACTGGGACATCGTGCACGACCCGGCGAGCGCCAAGGGGCGCGCCGGCGTGGCGATCGCCAGCCGGCACCGCGCGGCCATCCACCGCGTCGAGCTCGGCCCCACCGAGTTCGACAGCGCCGGGCGCTGGCTCGAGGCCGACTACGAGGTGGCCGGGAAGGTCGTCACGGTCGTGAGCACCTACGTGCACTCGGGCGAGGCGGAGACCGACAAGCAGGTCGAGAAGTACAAGTTCCTCGACGCGATGGAGGCCAGGCTGCCGGAGCTGCAGAAGCACAGCGAGCTCGCCGTCGTCCTCGGCGATCTCAATGTCGGGCACCGCACGCTGGACATCCGCAACTGGAAGGGCAACGTCAAGCGTGCCGGCTTCCTCCCGGAGGAGCGCGCATACTTCGACCGCATCCTCGGCGCGGAGGACGACGCTGCGTACAACGCGGGCGCCGGCCTCGGCTGGGTGGACGTCGGCCGCAAGTGGGCGGGCGAGGTCGACGGCCCGTACACCTGGTGGTCGTGGCGCGGTAAGGCGTTCGACAACGACTCCGGCTGGCGGATCGACTACCAGCTGGCCACTCCCGCCCTCGCGGCGACGGTGAAGCACTACGCGGTGGACCGTGCGTCCGCCTACGACGAGCGATGGTCCGACCACACCCCCGTGGTCGTCGACTACGCGCTCTGA